One segment of Neodiprion fabricii isolate iyNeoFabr1 chromosome 1, iyNeoFabr1.1, whole genome shotgun sequence DNA contains the following:
- the LOC124183414 gene encoding uncharacterized protein LOC124183414 isoform X1, producing the protein MNEQWCSVNGELRITEMHGGYRPATGINQSKQFSALCSAYRRKSKAMIAVISTIERKGRRNGRETRTFKKLHRWTSRSNPDDLSLRKLELQVLIPKRVRERSRKEKCVKEVEAFSKCCSSTGFLMVTKCRNENSEMKECLTKWFNNPEFVEECKQEYLAERSEYRRTGIGKGSRAPVGTNRIGSNM; encoded by the exons ATGAATGAACAATGGTGTTCTGTAAACGGAGAATTGAG AATCACCGAAATGCATGGTGGGTACCGACCGGCTACGGGGATCAACCAATCAAAGCAGTTCAGTGCACTATGCAGTGCCTATCGGAGGAAATCAAAAGCTATGATTGCTGTGATCAGTACGATCGAAAGGAAAGGGAGAAGAAATGGCAGAGAAACACGTACcttcaaaaaattacacaggTGGACCTCACGGA GTAATCCTGATGACTTGTCTTTGAGAAAACTAGAATTACAAGTTCTTATACCCAAAAGAGTACGTGAACGATCGAGGAAGGAAAAGTGCGTCAAAGAAGTTGAAG CTTTCAGCAAATGCTGTTCTAGTACTGGTTTCTTAATGGTAACGAAGTGCCGGAACGAAAATAGTGAAATGAAAGAATGTTTGACAAAATGGTTCAATAATCCAGAGTTTGTCGAAGAATGTAAACAAGAGTATCTGGCTGAAAGAAGTGAATACAGAAGAACAGGTATTGGCAAAGGTTCCAGAGCACCAGTGGGTACCAACAGAATAGGGTctaatatgtaa
- the LOC124183414 gene encoding COX assembly mitochondrial protein homolog isoform X2, producing MAEKHVPSKNYTGGPHGVGNPDDLSLRKLELQVLIPKRVRERSRKEKCVKEVEAFSKCCSSTGFLMVTKCRNENSEMKECLTKWFNNPEFVEECKQEYLAERSEYRRTGIGKGSRAPVGTNRIGSNM from the exons ATGGCAGAGAAACACGTACcttcaaaaaattacacaggTGGACCTCACGGAGTGG GTAATCCTGATGACTTGTCTTTGAGAAAACTAGAATTACAAGTTCTTATACCCAAAAGAGTACGTGAACGATCGAGGAAGGAAAAGTGCGTCAAAGAAGTTGAAG CTTTCAGCAAATGCTGTTCTAGTACTGGTTTCTTAATGGTAACGAAGTGCCGGAACGAAAATAGTGAAATGAAAGAATGTTTGACAAAATGGTTCAATAATCCAGAGTTTGTCGAAGAATGTAAACAAGAGTATCTGGCTGAAAGAAGTGAATACAGAAGAACAGGTATTGGCAAAGGTTCCAGAGCACCAGTGGGTACCAACAGAATAGGGTctaatatgtaa
- the LOC124183414 gene encoding COX assembly mitochondrial protein homolog isoform X3, whose amino-acid sequence MAEKHVPSKNYTGNPDDLSLRKLELQVLIPKRVRERSRKEKCVKEVEAFSKCCSSTGFLMVTKCRNENSEMKECLTKWFNNPEFVEECKQEYLAERSEYRRTGIGKGSRAPVGTNRIGSNM is encoded by the exons ATGGCAGAGAAACACGTACcttcaaaaaattacacag GTAATCCTGATGACTTGTCTTTGAGAAAACTAGAATTACAAGTTCTTATACCCAAAAGAGTACGTGAACGATCGAGGAAGGAAAAGTGCGTCAAAGAAGTTGAAG CTTTCAGCAAATGCTGTTCTAGTACTGGTTTCTTAATGGTAACGAAGTGCCGGAACGAAAATAGTGAAATGAAAGAATGTTTGACAAAATGGTTCAATAATCCAGAGTTTGTCGAAGAATGTAAACAAGAGTATCTGGCTGAAAGAAGTGAATACAGAAGAACAGGTATTGGCAAAGGTTCCAGAGCACCAGTGGGTACCAACAGAATAGGGTctaatatgtaa
- the LOC124183392 gene encoding 26S proteasome non-ATPase regulatory subunit 14: protein MDRLLRLGGGMPGLNQGPPPSDAPVVDTAEQVYISSLALLKMLKHGRAGVPMEVMGLMLGEFVDDYTVRVIDVFAMPQTGTGVSVEAVDPVFQAKMLDMLKQTGRPEMVVGWYHSHPGFGCWLSGVDINTQQSFEALSERAVAVVIDPIQSVKGKVVIDAFRLINPNMMVLGQEPRQTTSNLGHLQKPSVQALIHGLNRHYYSISINYRKNELEQKMLLNLHKKSWMDGLTLAEYSEHGKLNEGIVSDMLELAKNYNKALEDEEKMTPEQLAIKNVGKQDPKRHLEEKVDTLMTTNIVQCLGAMLDTVVFK, encoded by the exons ATGGACCGTCTGTTACGGTTAGGAGGCGGTATGCCAGGTCTGAATCAAGGACCCCCACCATCGGATGCTCCTGTAGTAGATACTGCTGAGCAG GTATACATATCTTCACTGGCTTTActcaaaatgttgaaacatGGACGCGCAGGTGTACCCATGGAAGTTATGGGATTAATGTTGGGTGAATTTGTAGACGACTATACAGTCCGAGTCATTGACGTGTTTGCCATGCCGCAAACAGGAACT GGCGTTAGCGTTGAGGCTGTTGATCCAGTATTCCAAGCCAAGATGTTGGATATGTTGAAACAGACTGGACGACCTGAGATGGTAGTTGGATGGTACCATTCGCACCCTGGTTTTGGCTGTTGGCTTTCAGGAGTTGATATTAATACTCAGCAGTCATTTGAAGCACTGAGTGAACGTGCTGTGGCTGTTGTCATCGATCCTATTCAATCTGTGAAAGGCAAGGTCGTTATTGATGCTTTCCGATTAATTAATCCCAATATGATG GTCTTGGGGCAAGAACCTCGCCAGACTACATCCAATTTGGGTCATCTGCAAAAGCCATCAGTGCAAGCGTTAATTCACGGATTAAATCGTCACTACTATAGCATTAGTATAAACTATCGTAAAAATGAACTGGAGCAGAAGATGCTCCtcaatttgcataaaaaatcaTGGATGGATGGTCTCACGCTTGCTGAATACTCAGAACATGGAAAACTTAATGAAGGAATTGTTTCCGACATGTTGGAGTTAgccaaaaattataataag GCAttagaagacgaagaaaagaTGACACCAGAGCAGCTGGCaataaaaaatgtcggaaaacAAGATCCAAAACGGCATCTTGAAGAAAAAGTCGATACACTAATGACTACAAATATTGTGCAATGCCTCGGTGCTATGCTTGATACTGTGGTGTTCAAGTGA
- the LOC124183365 gene encoding H/ACA ribonucleoprotein complex subunit 4, whose product MAETENEKRKDKKKSLGELQVAMKCQVEPSKAAVKLEYGNWPLLFKNFDKLLTRTKCFTPLTCGSTPLHRNLSEYIKSGCINLDKPSNPSSHEVVAWIKRILKVEKTGHSGTLDPKVTGCLIVCIDRATRLVKSQQSAGKQYIAVFKLHSAVENVLKVKQGLEKLRGALFQRPPLISAVKRQLRVRTVYDSILLDYDEDRNMGVFKVDCEAGSYIRTMCVHLGLFLTTGCQMEELRRSRSGVQSEQDGMVTMHDILDAQWLYENHGDETYLRRVIKPLEALLVKHKRIILKDSAVNAICYGAKIMVPGVLLYDDGIELNEEIVIVTSKGEAIALAIALMTSPTMTACDHGVAAKIKRVIMERDAYPRKWGLGPKASIKKRMIKEGKLDKHGKPNEQTPSDWLTSYVDYSKTDANGVEDATNRKRKLDPTTSSIDASVAEETKDEETASPKEKKKHKKDKKKKKVTEETDATETETPANAATEETHVKKEKKKKKKKDKDQEAPASE is encoded by the exons ATGGCAGAAACag aaaatgaaaaacgtaaagataaaaaaaagtcactcGGAGAACTGCAAGTGGCTATGAAATGCCAAGTCGAACCCTCCAAGGCAGCAGTTAAATTGGAGTACGGCAACTGGCCATTGTTGTTCAAA AACTTCGACAAATTATTGACCCGTACAAAATGTTTTACACCATTAACGTGCGGCTCAACACCTCTCCATCGTAATCTCTCTGAATACATTAAATCAGGTTGCATCAATTTGGATAAACCGTCAAATCCGTCTTCACATGAAGTTGTTGCTTGGATCAAGCGaattttgaaagttgaaaaaactggTCACTCTGGTACCTTAGATCCTAAAGTAACAGGATGTTTGATCGTATGTATAGACAGAGCGACTCGTTTAGTAAAGTCGCAACAATCTGCAGGAAAACAGTATATTGCAGTATTCAAATTACATTCTGCTGTTGAGAATGTTCTCAAG GTGAAACAAGGCTTAGAAAAATTGCGTGGAGCACTGTTCCAAAGACCTCCGTTAATATCAGCAGTTAAGCGTCAGTTGCGAGTCAGGACAGTGTATGATAGTATTCTACTTGACTATGACGAGGATCGAAACATGGGAGTATTTAAAGTTGATTGTGAAGCAGGTTCTTACATCAGAACAATGTGCGTTCACTTAGGTCTCTTTCTAACTACTGGATGTCAAATGGAAGAGCTTCGTCGATCGAGGTCCGGTGTACAATCCGAACAAGACGGGATGGTGACAATGCATGATATTCTTGATGCTCAATGGTTATACGAGAACCACGGTGATGAGACTTATTTACGCAGAGTAATTAAACCTTTAGAAGCTCTTCTCGTGAAGCAcaaaagaattattttgaaGGATAGTGCA GTAAATGCTATATGCTATGGAGCAAAAATAATGGTACCTGGTGTTCTATTATACGATGATGGAATCGAGCTTAATGAAGAAATTGTAATTGTCACCAGCAAAGGAGAAGCTATTGCTCTTG CTATTGCACTTATGACGTCACCTACTATGACCGCTTGTGATCATGGTGTAGCTGCTAAGATAAAACGCGTGATTATGGAAAGGGATGCCTATCCCAGGAAGTGGGGACTGGGTCCTAAGGCCTCAATAAAAAAACGGATGATAAAGGAAGGCAAATTGGATAAGCATGGAAAACCAAATGAACAAACACCGTCTGACTGGCTCACAAGTTACGTGGATTATTCCAAG ACTGATGCTAACGGAGTCGAAGATGCCACTAATCGAAAACGAAAACTGGATCCTACAACAAGTTCAATTGATGCATCGGTTGCTGAAGAAACCAAGGATGAAGAAACTGCGTcaccaaaagaaaaaaagaagcataaaaaagataagaaaaagaagaaagtaaCGGAAGAAACAGATGCTACTGAAACTGAAACTCCAGCAAACGCAGCTACTGAA GAAACACAtgtgaagaaagaaaagaagaagaaaaagaagaaggataAAGACCAAGAAGCGCCAGCCAGCGAATAA